One Glycine soja cultivar W05 chromosome 2, ASM419377v2, whole genome shotgun sequence genomic region harbors:
- the LOC114386562 gene encoding ribonuclease 3-like: MKPNFSFLSKLLILQYLSVLCISQEFDFFYFVQQWPGAYCDTKQSCCYPKTGKPAADFSIHGLWPNFKDGSWPSNCDPDSVFDKSQISDLISNMEKDWPSLSCPSSNGMRFWSHEWEKHGTCAESELDQREYFETTLKLKQKVNLLRILKNAGIEPDDEIYTLERVTEAIKKGTGFTPGIECNRDSARNSQLYQVYMCVDTSGSNLIECPVLPRSRCGEQIQFPKF; the protein is encoded by the exons ATGAAACCcaacttttcctttttatctaaGCTTTTGATACTGCAATATCTATCAGTTTTATGCATTTCTCAGGAATTTGATTTCTTCTACTTTGTTCAGCAG TGGCCAGGAGCATACTGTGACACAAAGCAGAGCTGCTGCTATCCTAAGACTGGGAAACCTGCTGCTGATTTCAGCATTCATGGACTCTGGCCTAACTTCAAGGATGGCTCATGGCCCTCAAACTGTGACCCTGACAGTGTCTTTGATAAATCTCAG ATCTCAGACCTCATTAGCAACATGGAGAAGGATTGGCCATCCCTGAGCTGCCCAAGTAGCAATGGCATGAGGTTCTGGTCACACGAATGGGAAAAACATGGTACTTGTGCAGAATCTGAGCTTGATCAGCGTGAGTACTTTGAAACAACTCTCAAACTGAAGCAAAAAGTTAACCTCCTTCGGATCCTCAAGAATGCAG GGATTGAGCCAGATGATGAAATTTACACCCTAGAAAGGGTTACAGAAGCTATAAAAAAAGGCACTGGGTTTACCCCAGGGATAGAGTGCAATAGAGATTCAGCTCGTAATAGTCAACTTTACCAAGTGTACATGTGCGTGGACACTTCTGGGTCAAATCTCATTGAGTGCCCTGTGCTTCCAAGGAGCAGATGTGGTGAACAAATTCAATTCCCcaaattttaa